CTCTTCCTTATGTTAGCGAGCTTTTCGTTGCCTTCCCTTTTCATGAGTTTCTGTACATACTCGTATCCTAACTTCTCTTCCCCTTCTGTTAGAGGAAGATGGTCCACATATTTGGCGTATTCCCTCGCCGCTATCCCGCAGAATTTGCCAAAGACCAAAAGCTCCACTAAGGAGTTGCCACCGAGTCTGTTGGCTCCGTGTACAGATACGCAAGCAGCTTCACCTACCGCATAAAGCCCCTCAAGAGGTGTGGAAGATGTAATGTGATTCTCTATATGTATGCCACCCATACAGTAGTGAGCAGTTGGTCTTATGGGTACAAGGTCAGTGATAGGGTCAACTCCTTCAAAGTCTATGGCAAGCTGGCGCACCTGAGGAAGCCTCTCCCTTATCTTCTCCTCACCCAAGTGTCTTAAATCTAAGTAAACATATGCAGAAGTCCCTTCTCCTACACCCCTTCCCTCCCTTATCTCATACTCTATTGCTCTTGAGACTAAATCTCTGGGTGCCAGTTCCATCTTTTCGGGTGCGTAGCGCTGCATAAAGCGCTCTCCAAGTTTATTCAAAAGGTATCCTCCCTCACCACGACAGGCTTCTGATAGAAGTATACCCGTCTTGGCAAGCCCAGTAGGATGAAACTGAATGAATTCTATATCTTTTAAAGGAATCCCGTTGCGCAGAGCCACAGCAACCCCATCGCCAGTGTTTCCCACCGCGTTGGTGCTCCTTTGCCAGTATATCCTTGCAAATCCCCCAGTGGCTATAACCACCGCTTTGGCCTTCAAAGTCAGCACTTCACCGTTCTTTATATCATATACGCTTACTCCCTTCACCCTATGACCGTTATGAAGGAGGTCTATGAAAAAGAACTCGTTGTAAAAATCTATATTCTCCTTAGAGAGGGCCTGCTCAAACAGGGTATGCAGTATAACATGTCCTGTTCTGTCCGCAGAAAAGACGGTTCTTGGAAAGGATGCACCACCAAAGGGTCTTTGTGCTATCCTTCCGTCGGGAAGCCTTGAAAAGGGCACTCCCCATCTGTCAAGCTCGTATATAACATCAGGAGCATTCTCACACATAAAAAGCACAGCATCTTGATCAGCAAGGAAATCAGAACCCTTTATGGTATCGTAAGCGTGCATCTCAGGACTGTCATCTTTTATAACATTCCCAAGGGCAGCATTCACACCGCCTTGCGCCGCACCAGTGTGAGAGCGTGTAGGATATACCTTTGAAACTACAGCAACCTTTATATTGGGATCCCTTGCACATTCTATGGCAG
The DNA window shown above is from Hydrogenobacter thermophilus TK-6 and carries:
- a CDS encoding FAD-dependent oxidoreductase, whose protein sequence is MRAYDIVIIGAGGAGLRTAIECARDPNIKVAVVSKVYPTRSHTGAAQGGVNAALGNVIKDDSPEMHAYDTIKGSDFLADQDAVLFMCENAPDVIYELDRWGVPFSRLPDGRIAQRPFGGASFPRTVFSADRTGHVILHTLFEQALSKENIDFYNEFFFIDLLHNGHRVKGVSVYDIKNGEVLTLKAKAVVIATGGFARIYWQRSTNAVGNTGDGVAVALRNGIPLKDIEFIQFHPTGLAKTGILLSEACRGEGGYLLNKLGERFMQRYAPEKMELAPRDLVSRAIEYEIREGRGVGEGTSAYVYLDLRHLGEEKIRERLPQVRQLAIDFEGVDPITDLVPIRPTAHYCMGGIHIENHITSSTPLEGLYAVGEAACVSVHGANRLGGNSLVELLVFGKFCGIAAREYAKYVDHLPLTEGEEKLGYEYVQKLMKREGNEKLANIRKRMGEITWEKMGIFRDEKSLLSAYAELSDLLERWEKIPVVDKSKVFNTNLIELMELRNMLEIARAVAYAALHRRESRGGHYREDYPERDDENFLKHTIIRQRGDKLIIDYIPVRILKYQPAERKY